In Phycisphaerae bacterium, a single genomic region encodes these proteins:
- a CDS encoding Fic family protein: MAKASGRLVRCAEGYSAFVPNPLPPDLNWSEHIIRALSDADRLIGRLAGQGARLPNPHLLMRPFLRREAVLSSRIEGTQATLGELLAAEAGAAVERSPDDLREVGNYVAALEHGLRRLPELPLSLRLVRELHGVLMEGVRGERATPGEFRRSQNWIGPPGCTLANAGYVPPPPSELMNCLAEWERALRDASMPPLLHAGLIHYQFEAIHPFLDGNGRVGRLLITLLLVERDILPTPLLYLSAFFEATRRDYYDRLLAVSRESKWEDWLEYFLNGVARQSEDAVSRAERINQLLDQWRLKVAGSASKTPALLLDMIAENPFVTANRAAQRLGVAFTTAQRAIRKLKGASIIAEVGDARRDRVYCAKAILDILEEPARLKPG; the protein is encoded by the coding sequence ATGGCAAAAGCCTCGGGAAGGCTGGTTCGTTGTGCGGAAGGCTACTCGGCCTTTGTACCAAATCCGCTTCCTCCCGATCTTAACTGGTCAGAGCATATCATCCGGGCGCTCTCTGACGCAGACCGCCTTATCGGGCGATTGGCCGGTCAGGGGGCGCGCCTCCCGAATCCGCACCTTTTGATGCGGCCCTTCCTCAGGCGAGAGGCTGTGCTTTCCAGCCGTATCGAAGGGACCCAGGCGACGCTGGGGGAACTTCTTGCCGCCGAGGCAGGCGCCGCTGTGGAGCGAAGCCCGGATGATCTTCGCGAGGTTGGGAACTACGTTGCTGCGTTGGAGCATGGCCTTCGACGTTTGCCCGAGCTTCCACTCTCGCTGCGCCTCGTGCGAGAACTTCACGGCGTGTTGATGGAGGGCGTGCGGGGAGAACGCGCGACGCCGGGCGAGTTTCGACGTTCGCAGAATTGGATCGGCCCGCCCGGTTGCACGCTCGCCAACGCGGGATACGTCCCACCGCCGCCGAGTGAATTGATGAACTGTCTTGCGGAATGGGAGCGTGCACTTCGTGATGCGTCTATGCCGCCACTGCTACACGCCGGCCTGATCCACTACCAATTCGAGGCGATTCATCCCTTTCTGGACGGCAACGGCAGAGTGGGACGGCTGCTCATCACGCTTCTTCTTGTGGAGCGCGACATTCTACCAACGCCCTTGCTCTATTTGAGCGCGTTCTTCGAGGCCACTCGGCGCGACTACTATGACCGACTTCTTGCGGTGAGCAGGGAGAGTAAGTGGGAGGATTGGCTGGAGTACTTCCTCAACGGCGTGGCCCGACAGTCGGAGGACGCGGTAAGTCGCGCTGAGAGGATAAACCAACTTCTCGACCAATGGCGGCTGAAAGTCGCAGGTTCGGCGTCAAAGACGCCCGCGCTCCTGCTGGACATGATCGCGGAAAATCCGTTCGTTACCGCGAACAGGGCTGCCCAACGTCTGGGTGTGGCGTTCACGACGGCACAGCGAGCGATCAGGAAGCTCAAGGGCGCGTCCATCATTGCGGAGGTCGGAGATGCACGCCGGGATCGCGTTTACTGCGCAAAAGCGATCTTGGATATTCTGGAAGAGCCTGCAAGACTGAAGCCGGGATAG